The following are encoded in a window of Peromyscus leucopus breed LL Stock chromosome X, UCI_PerLeu_2.1, whole genome shotgun sequence genomic DNA:
- the LOC114687197 gene encoding X-linked lymphocyte-regulated protein 3A-like isoform X3 has translation MSSRERKATDSAGMRPRLDPNLTSDDTQNPDAITPVDKGVIDVSSEDITSSGKEGQQARKEIQDLFEECEEPIKNFLQGDRERFTAIIMASFETMEQKVEDVLKIQCEQRQKLYQDYSLQIMNLNRKLSMDADQVKKQAEKLSNMFKEQRKFIHQSLILQKKRMEGFKSLCEQYLEKLELLRDSRGNSVAEELRRLIATLEITLLMVNRQQESAAAQQSLLDLLFS, from the exons ATGTCAAGCAGGGAAAGGAAAGCCACTGACAGTGCTGGCATGCGCCCAAGGCTGGATCCAAATCTCACATCAGATGACACCCAGAACCCAGATGCAATCACCCCAG TGGACAAAGGAGTCATTGATGTCAGTAGTGAGGACATTACTTCCTCTGGAAAAGAAGGGCAACAGGCCAG GAAGGAAATACAGGATTTATTTGAAGAATGTGAAG AGCCCATTAAGAACTTTCttcaaggagacagagaaagattcacAGCGATCATCATGGCGTCTTTTGAAACCATGGAGCAGAAAGTTGAGGATGTCCTAAAAATCCAGTGCGAACAAAG GCAGAAACTTTACCAAGACTATTCTCTTCAGATTATGAATTTGAATAGGAAGTTATCCATGGATGCAGATCAAGTCAAGaaacaggcagaaaaactctCC AATATGTTTAAGGAGCAACGAAAATTTATTCATCAGTCTCTGATTCTTcagaagaagagaatggaaggcTTTAAATCACTGTGTGAACAATACTTGGAG AAACTTGAGTTACTGAGGGATTCTCGGGGAAATTCTGTGGCTGAAGAGCTGAGACGTCTAATAGCCACCTTGGAAATAACACTTCTGATGGTGAAT CGCCAGCAAGAGAGTGCTGCTGCTCAACAGTCTCTCCTGGATCTGTTATTCTCATAA
- the LOC114687197 gene encoding X-linked lymphocyte-regulated protein 3A-like isoform X2 — MSSRERKATDSAGMRPRLDPNLTSDDTQNPDAITPVDKGVIDVSSEDITSSGKEGQQARKEIQDLFEECEEPIKNFLQGDRERFTAIIMASFETMEQKVEDVLKIQCEQRQKLYQDYSLQIMNLNRKLSMDADQVKKQAEKLSNMFKEQRKFIHQSLILQKKRMEGFKSLCEQYLEKLELLRDSRGNSVAEELRRLIATLEITLLMVNVSTQSFTSKMMIDEHYLFYPI, encoded by the exons ATGTCAAGCAGGGAAAGGAAAGCCACTGACAGTGCTGGCATGCGCCCAAGGCTGGATCCAAATCTCACATCAGATGACACCCAGAACCCAGATGCAATCACCCCAG TGGACAAAGGAGTCATTGATGTCAGTAGTGAGGACATTACTTCCTCTGGAAAAGAAGGGCAACAGGCCAG GAAGGAAATACAGGATTTATTTGAAGAATGTGAAG AGCCCATTAAGAACTTTCttcaaggagacagagaaagattcacAGCGATCATCATGGCGTCTTTTGAAACCATGGAGCAGAAAGTTGAGGATGTCCTAAAAATCCAGTGCGAACAAAG GCAGAAACTTTACCAAGACTATTCTCTTCAGATTATGAATTTGAATAGGAAGTTATCCATGGATGCAGATCAAGTCAAGaaacaggcagaaaaactctCC AATATGTTTAAGGAGCAACGAAAATTTATTCATCAGTCTCTGATTCTTcagaagaagagaatggaaggcTTTAAATCACTGTGTGAACAATACTTGGAG AAACTTGAGTTACTGAGGGATTCTCGGGGAAATTCTGTGGCTGAAGAGCTGAGACGTCTAATAGCCACCTTGGAAATAACACTTCTGATGGTGAATGTAAGTACTCAGTCTTTCACGTCGAAAATGATGATCGACGAGCACTACTTATTTTATCCCATTTAA
- the LOC114687197 gene encoding X-linked lymphocyte-regulated protein 3A-like isoform X1: MTAQMTALKSVTIAMGSRNPKMKLFSMGDDKNSTLCFKLFFLFLFNTVDKGVIDVSSEDITSSGKEGQQARKEIQDLFEECEEPIKNFLQGDRERFTAIIMASFETMEQKVEDVLKIQCEQRQKLYQDYSLQIMNLNRKLSMDADQVKKQAEKLSNMFKEQRKFIHQSLILQKKRMEGFKSLCEQYLEKLELLRDSRGNSVAEELRRLIATLEITLLMVNRQQESAAAQQSLLDLLFS; encoded by the exons ATGACTGCACAGATGACTGCCTTAAAAAGTGTAACCATTGCTATGGGATCTAGAAACCCCAAAATGAAGCTGTTTTCCATGGGGGATGATAAGAACAGCACACtttgtttcaaattatttttcctcttcctttttaataCAGTGGACAAAGGAGTCATTGATGTCAGTAGTGAGGACATTACTTCCTCTGGAAAAGAAGGGCAACAGGCCAG GAAGGAAATACAGGATTTATTTGAAGAATGTGAAG AGCCCATTAAGAACTTTCttcaaggagacagagaaagattcacAGCGATCATCATGGCGTCTTTTGAAACCATGGAGCAGAAAGTTGAGGATGTCCTAAAAATCCAGTGCGAACAAAG GCAGAAACTTTACCAAGACTATTCTCTTCAGATTATGAATTTGAATAGGAAGTTATCCATGGATGCAGATCAAGTCAAGaaacaggcagaaaaactctCC AATATGTTTAAGGAGCAACGAAAATTTATTCATCAGTCTCTGATTCTTcagaagaagagaatggaaggcTTTAAATCACTGTGTGAACAATACTTGGAG AAACTTGAGTTACTGAGGGATTCTCGGGGAAATTCTGTGGCTGAAGAGCTGAGACGTCTAATAGCCACCTTGGAAATAACACTTCTGATGGTGAAT CGCCAGCAAGAGAGTGCTGCTGCTCAACAGTCTCTCCTGGATCTGTTATTCTCATAA